Proteins encoded within one genomic window of Pongo pygmaeus isolate AG05252 chromosome 18, NHGRI_mPonPyg2-v2.0_pri, whole genome shotgun sequence:
- the ATP6V0C gene encoding V-type proton ATPase 16 kDa proteolipid subunit c, which yields MSESKSGPEYASFFAVMGASAAMVFSALGAAYGTAKSGTGIAAMSVMRPELIMKSIIPVVMAGIIAIYGLVVAVLIANSLNEDINLYKSFLQLGAGLSVGLSGLAAGFAIGIVGDAGVRGTAQQPRLFVGMILILIFAEVLGLYGLIVALILSTK from the exons ATGTCCGAGTCCAAGAGCGGCCCCGAGTATGCTTCGTTTTTCGCCGTCATGGGCGCCTCGGCCGCCATGGTCTTCAGCG CCCTGGGCGCTGCCTATGGCACAGCCAAGAGTGGTACCGGCATTGCGGCCATGTCTGTCATGCGGCCAGAGCTGATCATGAAGTCCATCATCCCAGTGGTCATGGCTGGCATCATCGCCATCTACGGCCTGGTGGTGGCAGTCCTCATCGCCAACTCCCTGAATGAGGACATCAACCTCTACAA GAGCTTCCTCCAGCTGGGCGCCGGCCTGAGCGTGGGCCTGAGCGGCCTGGCAGCCGGCTTTGCCATCGGCATCGTGGGGGACGCTGGCGTGCGGGGCACCGCCCAGCAGCCCCGACTATTCGTGGGCATGATCCTGATTCTCATCTTCGCCGAGGTGCTCGGCCTCTACGGTCTCATCGTCGCCCTCATCCTCTCCACAAAGTAG
- the AMDHD2 gene encoding N-acetylglucosamine-6-phosphate deacetylase isoform X3 yields MRGEQGAAGARVLQFTNCRILRGGKLLREDLWVRGGRILDPEKLFFEERRVADERRDCGGRILAPGFIDVQINGGFGVDFSQATENVCSGVALVARRILSHGVTSFCPTLVTSPPEVYHKDLLATYGPLDNVRIVTLAPELGRSHEVIRELTARGICVSLGHSVADLRAAEDAVWSGATFITHLFNAMLPFHHRDPGIVGLLTSDRLPAGRCIFYGMIADGTHTNPAALRIAHRAHPQGLVLVTDAIPALGLGNGRHTLGQQEVEVDGLTAYVAGTKTLSGSIAPMDVCVRHFLQATGCSVESALEAASLHPAQLLGLEKSKGTLDFGADADFVVLDDSLHVQATYISGELVWQAEAARQ; encoded by the exons ATGCGCGGCGAGCAGGGCGCGGCGGGGGCCCGGGTGCTCCAGTTCACTAACTGCCGAATCCTGCGCGGAGGGAAGCTGCTCAG GGAGGATCTGTGGGTGCGCGGAGGCCGCATCTTGGACCCGGAGAAGCTGTTCTTTGAGGAGCGGCGCGTGGCCGACGAGCGGCGGGACTGCGGGGGCCGCATCTTGGCTCCCGGCTTCATCGACGTGCAGATCAACG GTGGATTTGGTGTTGACTTCTCTCAAGCTACGGAGAACGTGTGTTCGGGGGTTGCTCTGGTGGCCCGGAGGATCCTGTCGCACGGCGTCACCTCCTTCTGCCCCACCCTGGTCACTTCCCCACCGGAGGTTTATCACAAG GACTTGCTGGCCACCTATGGGCCCCTGGACAATGTCCGCATCGTGACGCTGGCCCCGGAGCTGGGCCGTAGCCACGAGGTGATCCGGGAGCTGACGGCCCGTGGCATCTGCGTGTCCCTAG GGCACTCAGTGGCTGACCTGCGGGCGGCAGAGGACGCTGTGTGGAGCGGAGCCACCTTCATCACCCACCTCTTCAACGCCATGCTGCCT TTCCACCACCGCGACCCAGGCATCGTGGGGCTCCTGACCAGTGACCGGCTGCCCGCGGGCCGCTGCATCTTCTACGGGATGATTGCAGATGGCACGCACACCAACCCCGCCGCCCTGCGGATCGCCCACCGCGCCCACCCCCAGG GGCTGGTGCTGGTCACCGATGCCATCCCTGCCTTGGGCCTGGGCAACGGCCGGCACACACTGGGACAGCAGGAAGTGGAAGTGGACGGTCTGACGGCCTACGTGGCAG GCACCAAGACGCTGAGTGGCAGCATAGCCCCAATGGACGTCTGTGTCCGGCACTTCCTGCAGGCCACAG GCTGCAGCGTGGAGTCGGCCCTGGAGGCTGCATCCCTGCACCCCGCCCAGTTGCTGGGGCTAGAGAAGAGTAAGGGGACCCTGGACTTTGGTGCTGACGCAG ACTTCGTGGTACTCGACGACTCCCTTCACGTCCAGGCTACCTACATCTCGGGTGAGCTGGTGTGGCAGGCGGAGGCAGCTAGGCAGTGA
- the AMDHD2 gene encoding N-acetylglucosamine-6-phosphate deacetylase isoform X2 produces MRGEQGAAGARVLQFTNCRILRGGKLLREDLWVRGGRILDPEKLFFEERRVADERRDCGGRILAPGFIDVQINGGFGVDFSQATENVCSGVALVARRILSHGVTSFCPTLVTSPPEVYHKVVPQIPVKSGGPHGAGVLGLHLEGPFISREKRGAHPEAHLRSFEANAFQDLLATYGPLDNVRIVTLAPELGRSHEVIRELTARGICVSLGHSVADLRAAEDAVWSGATFITHLFNAMLPFHHRDPGIVGLLTSDRLPAGRCIFYGMIADGTHTNPAALRIAHRAHPQGLVLVTDAIPALGLGNGRHTLGQQEVEVDGLTAYVAGTKTLSGSIAPMDVCVRHFLQATDFVVLDDSLHVQATYISGELVWQAEAARQ; encoded by the exons ATGCGCGGCGAGCAGGGCGCGGCGGGGGCCCGGGTGCTCCAGTTCACTAACTGCCGAATCCTGCGCGGAGGGAAGCTGCTCAG GGAGGATCTGTGGGTGCGCGGAGGCCGCATCTTGGACCCGGAGAAGCTGTTCTTTGAGGAGCGGCGCGTGGCCGACGAGCGGCGGGACTGCGGGGGCCGCATCTTGGCTCCCGGCTTCATCGACGTGCAGATCAACG GTGGATTTGGTGTTGACTTCTCTCAAGCTACGGAGAACGTGTGTTCGGGGGTTGCTCTGGTGGCCCGGAGGATCCTGTCGCACGGCGTCACCTCCTTCTGCCCCACCCTGGTCACTTCCCCACCGGAGGTTTATCACAAG GTTGTTCCTCAGATCCCTGTGAAGAGTGGTGGTCCCCATGGGGCAGGGGTCCTCG GGCTGCACCTGGAGGGCCCCTTCATCAGCCGGGAGAAGCGGGGCGCGCACCCCGAGGCCCACCTCCGCTCCTTCGAGGCCAATGCCTTCCAGGACTTGCTGGCCACCTATGGGCCCCTGGACAATGTCCGCATCGTGACGCTGGCCCCGGAGCTGGGCCGTAGCCACGAGGTGATCCGGGAGCTGACGGCCCGTGGCATCTGCGTGTCCCTAG GGCACTCAGTGGCTGACCTGCGGGCGGCAGAGGACGCTGTGTGGAGCGGAGCCACCTTCATCACCCACCTCTTCAACGCCATGCTGCCT TTCCACCACCGCGACCCAGGCATCGTGGGGCTCCTGACCAGTGACCGGCTGCCCGCGGGCCGCTGCATCTTCTACGGGATGATTGCAGATGGCACGCACACCAACCCCGCCGCCCTGCGGATCGCCCACCGCGCCCACCCCCAGG GGCTGGTGCTGGTCACCGATGCCATCCCTGCCTTGGGCCTGGGCAACGGCCGGCACACACTGGGACAGCAGGAAGTGGAAGTGGACGGTCTGACGGCCTACGTGGCAG GCACCAAGACGCTGAGTGGCAGCATAGCCCCAATGGACGTCTGTGTCCGGCACTTCCTGCAGGCCACAG ACTTCGTGGTACTCGACGACTCCCTTCACGTCCAGGCTACCTACATCTCGGGTGAGCTGGTGTGGCAGGCGGAGGCAGCTAGGCAGTGA
- the AMDHD2 gene encoding N-acetylglucosamine-6-phosphate deacetylase isoform X1: MRGEQGAAGARVLQFTNCRILRGGKLLREDLWVRGGRILDPEKLFFEERRVADERRDCGGRILAPGFIDVQINGGFGVDFSQATENVCSGVALVARRILSHGVTSFCPTLVTSPPEVYHKVVPQIPVKSGGPHGAGVLGLHLEGPFISREKRGAHPEAHLRSFEANAFQDLLATYGPLDNVRIVTLAPELGRSHEVIRELTARGICVSLGHSVADLRAAEDAVWSGATFITHLFNAMLPFHHRDPGIVGLLTSDRLPAGRCIFYGMIADGTHTNPAALRIAHRAHPQGLVLVTDAIPALGLGNGRHTLGQQEVEVDGLTAYVAGCSVESALEAASLHPAQLLGLEKSKGTLDFGADADFVVLDDSLHVQATYISGELVWQAEAARQ; encoded by the exons ATGCGCGGCGAGCAGGGCGCGGCGGGGGCCCGGGTGCTCCAGTTCACTAACTGCCGAATCCTGCGCGGAGGGAAGCTGCTCAG GGAGGATCTGTGGGTGCGCGGAGGCCGCATCTTGGACCCGGAGAAGCTGTTCTTTGAGGAGCGGCGCGTGGCCGACGAGCGGCGGGACTGCGGGGGCCGCATCTTGGCTCCCGGCTTCATCGACGTGCAGATCAACG GTGGATTTGGTGTTGACTTCTCTCAAGCTACGGAGAACGTGTGTTCGGGGGTTGCTCTGGTGGCCCGGAGGATCCTGTCGCACGGCGTCACCTCCTTCTGCCCCACCCTGGTCACTTCCCCACCGGAGGTTTATCACAAG GTTGTTCCTCAGATCCCTGTGAAGAGTGGTGGTCCCCATGGGGCAGGGGTCCTCG GGCTGCACCTGGAGGGCCCCTTCATCAGCCGGGAGAAGCGGGGCGCGCACCCCGAGGCCCACCTCCGCTCCTTCGAGGCCAATGCCTTCCAGGACTTGCTGGCCACCTATGGGCCCCTGGACAATGTCCGCATCGTGACGCTGGCCCCGGAGCTGGGCCGTAGCCACGAGGTGATCCGGGAGCTGACGGCCCGTGGCATCTGCGTGTCCCTAG GGCACTCAGTGGCTGACCTGCGGGCGGCAGAGGACGCTGTGTGGAGCGGAGCCACCTTCATCACCCACCTCTTCAACGCCATGCTGCCT TTCCACCACCGCGACCCAGGCATCGTGGGGCTCCTGACCAGTGACCGGCTGCCCGCGGGCCGCTGCATCTTCTACGGGATGATTGCAGATGGCACGCACACCAACCCCGCCGCCCTGCGGATCGCCCACCGCGCCCACCCCCAGG GGCTGGTGCTGGTCACCGATGCCATCCCTGCCTTGGGCCTGGGCAACGGCCGGCACACACTGGGACAGCAGGAAGTGGAAGTGGACGGTCTGACGGCCTACGTGGCAG GCTGCAGCGTGGAGTCGGCCCTGGAGGCTGCATCCCTGCACCCCGCCCAGTTGCTGGGGCTAGAGAAGAGTAAGGGGACCCTGGACTTTGGTGCTGACGCAG ACTTCGTGGTACTCGACGACTCCCTTCACGTCCAGGCTACCTACATCTCGGGTGAGCTGGTGTGGCAGGCGGAGGCAGCTAGGCAGTGA
- the AMDHD2 gene encoding N-acetylglucosamine-6-phosphate deacetylase isoform X4, giving the protein MRGEQGAAGARVLQFTNCRILRGGKLLREDLWVRGGRILDPEKLFFEERRVADERRDCGGRILAPGFIDVQINGGFGVDFSQATENVCSGVALVARRILSHGVTSFCPTLVTSPPEVYHKDLLATYGPLDNVRIVTLAPELGRSHEVIRELTARGICVSLGHSVADLRAAEDAVWSGATFITHLFNAMLPFHHRDPGIVGLLTSDRLPAGRCIFYGMIADGTHTNPAALRIAHRAHPQGLVLVTDAIPALGLGNGRHTLGQQEVEVDGLTAYVAGCSVESALEAASLHPAQLLGLEKSKGTLDFGADADFVVLDDSLHVQATYISGELVWQAEAARQ; this is encoded by the exons ATGCGCGGCGAGCAGGGCGCGGCGGGGGCCCGGGTGCTCCAGTTCACTAACTGCCGAATCCTGCGCGGAGGGAAGCTGCTCAG GGAGGATCTGTGGGTGCGCGGAGGCCGCATCTTGGACCCGGAGAAGCTGTTCTTTGAGGAGCGGCGCGTGGCCGACGAGCGGCGGGACTGCGGGGGCCGCATCTTGGCTCCCGGCTTCATCGACGTGCAGATCAACG GTGGATTTGGTGTTGACTTCTCTCAAGCTACGGAGAACGTGTGTTCGGGGGTTGCTCTGGTGGCCCGGAGGATCCTGTCGCACGGCGTCACCTCCTTCTGCCCCACCCTGGTCACTTCCCCACCGGAGGTTTATCACAAG GACTTGCTGGCCACCTATGGGCCCCTGGACAATGTCCGCATCGTGACGCTGGCCCCGGAGCTGGGCCGTAGCCACGAGGTGATCCGGGAGCTGACGGCCCGTGGCATCTGCGTGTCCCTAG GGCACTCAGTGGCTGACCTGCGGGCGGCAGAGGACGCTGTGTGGAGCGGAGCCACCTTCATCACCCACCTCTTCAACGCCATGCTGCCT TTCCACCACCGCGACCCAGGCATCGTGGGGCTCCTGACCAGTGACCGGCTGCCCGCGGGCCGCTGCATCTTCTACGGGATGATTGCAGATGGCACGCACACCAACCCCGCCGCCCTGCGGATCGCCCACCGCGCCCACCCCCAGG GGCTGGTGCTGGTCACCGATGCCATCCCTGCCTTGGGCCTGGGCAACGGCCGGCACACACTGGGACAGCAGGAAGTGGAAGTGGACGGTCTGACGGCCTACGTGGCAG GCTGCAGCGTGGAGTCGGCCCTGGAGGCTGCATCCCTGCACCCCGCCCAGTTGCTGGGGCTAGAGAAGAGTAAGGGGACCCTGGACTTTGGTGCTGACGCAG ACTTCGTGGTACTCGACGACTCCCTTCACGTCCAGGCTACCTACATCTCGGGTGAGCTGGTGTGGCAGGCGGAGGCAGCTAGGCAGTGA
- the AMDHD2 gene encoding N-acetylglucosamine-6-phosphate deacetylase isoform X5, translating to MRGEQGAAGARVLQFTNCRILRGGKLLREDLWVRGGRILDPEKLFFEERRVADERRDCGGRILAPGFIDVQINGGFGVDFSQATENVCSGVALVARRILSHGVTSFCPTLVTSPPEVYHKVVPQIPVKSGGPHGAGVLGLHLEGPFISREKRGAHPEAHLRSFEANAFQDLLATYGPLDNVRIVTLAPELGRSHEVIRELTARGICVSLGHSVADLRAAEDAVWSGATFITHLFNAMLPFHHRDPGIVGLLTSDRLPAGRCIFYGMIADGTHTNPAALRIAHRAHPQGLVLVTDAIPALGLGNGRHTLGQQEVEVDGLTAYVAGTKTLSGSIAPMDVCVRHFLQATGCSVESALEAASLHPAQLLGLEKSKGTLDFGADADFVVLDDSLHVQATYISGELVWQAEAARQ from the exons ATGCGCGGCGAGCAGGGCGCGGCGGGGGCCCGGGTGCTCCAGTTCACTAACTGCCGAATCCTGCGCGGAGGGAAGCTGCTCAG GGAGGATCTGTGGGTGCGCGGAGGCCGCATCTTGGACCCGGAGAAGCTGTTCTTTGAGGAGCGGCGCGTGGCCGACGAGCGGCGGGACTGCGGGGGCCGCATCTTGGCTCCCGGCTTCATCGACGTGCAGATCAACG GTGGATTTGGTGTTGACTTCTCTCAAGCTACGGAGAACGTGTGTTCGGGGGTTGCTCTGGTGGCCCGGAGGATCCTGTCGCACGGCGTCACCTCCTTCTGCCCCACCCTGGTCACTTCCCCACCGGAGGTTTATCACAAG GTTGTTCCTCAGATCCCTGTGAAGAGTGGTGGTCCCCATGGGGCAGGGGTCCTCG GGCTGCACCTGGAGGGCCCCTTCATCAGCCGGGAGAAGCGGGGCGCGCACCCCGAGGCCCACCTCCGCTCCTTCGAGGCCAATGCCTTCCAGGACTTGCTGGCCACCTATGGGCCCCTGGACAATGTCCGCATCGTGACGCTGGCCCCGGAGCTGGGCCGTAGCCACGAGGTGATCCGGGAGCTGACGGCCCGTGGCATCTGCGTGTCCCTAG GGCACTCAGTGGCTGACCTGCGGGCGGCAGAGGACGCTGTGTGGAGCGGAGCCACCTTCATCACCCACCTCTTCAACGCCATGCTGCCT TTCCACCACCGCGACCCAGGCATCGTGGGGCTCCTGACCAGTGACCGGCTGCCCGCGGGCCGCTGCATCTTCTACGGGATGATTGCAGATGGCACGCACACCAACCCCGCCGCCCTGCGGATCGCCCACCGCGCCCACCCCCAGG GGCTGGTGCTGGTCACCGATGCCATCCCTGCCTTGGGCCTGGGCAACGGCCGGCACACACTGGGACAGCAGGAAGTGGAAGTGGACGGTCTGACGGCCTACGTGGCAG GCACCAAGACGCTGAGTGGCAGCATAGCCCCAATGGACGTCTGTGTCCGGCACTTCCTGCAGGCCACAG GCTGCAGCGTGGAGTCGGCCCTGGAGGCTGCATCCCTGCACCCCGCCCAGTTGCTGGGGCTAGAGAAGAGTAAGGGGACCCTGGACTTTGGTGCTGACGCAG ACTTCGTGGTACTCGACGACTCCCTTCACGTCCAGGCTACCTACATCTCGGGTGAGCTGGTGTGGCAGGCGGAGGCAGCTAGGCAGTGA
- the CEMP1 gene encoding LOW QUALITY PROTEIN: cementoblastoma-derived protein 1 (The sequence of the model RefSeq protein was modified relative to this genomic sequence to represent the inferred CDS: inserted 2 bases in 1 codon; substituted 1 base at 1 genomic stop codon), with translation MGTSSTDSQQAGHRXCSTSNTSAENLTCLSLPGSPGKTAPLPSPAQAGAGQPLHEGCAAVRAEVGIPAPHISREVRIHIRRLLSWAAPGACGLRSTPCALPQALPQARPCPGRWLFPGCSLPTGGAQTILSLWTWRDFLNWALQQREENSGRARCVPPVPRTXHPPQNPNGEKVKTITPDVGLHQTLMSDPTVTVLRAKRAPEARPPRSCSGGLMACVCHMGVCQGQGDTEDGRMTLMG, from the exons ATGGGCACATCAAGCACTGACAGCCAGCAAGCTGGGCACAGGTGATGCTCAACCTCCAACACATCGGCTGAGAACCtcacctgcctctccctgcctGGGAGCCCTGGCAAGACAGCTCCTCTCCCAAGCCCAGCACAGGCAGGCGCTGGACAGCCACTTCATGAGGGGTGCGCGGCTGTCAGGGCAGAGGTGGGTATCCCTGCACCCCACATCTCTCGGGAGGTCAGGATCCACATCCGTCGCCTGCTTTCCTGGGCTGCCCCTGGGGCTTGTGGGCTGAGATCAACCCCTTGTGCCCTGCCCCAGGCCCTCCCTCAGGCGAGGCCCTGCCCAGGCAGGTGGTTGTTCCCTGGCTGTTCCCTTCCAACAGGCGGGGCCCAGACCATCCTATCTCTTTGGACTTGGAGAGATTTCCTTAACTGGGCTTTGCAGCAGAGGGAAGAGaacagtggcagagccaggtgcGTACCTCCTGTACCCAGGAC GCACCCACCCCAGAACCCAAATGGAGAGAAAGTCAAGACAATCACCCCTGACGTGGGGCTGCACCAAACCCTGATGTCTGACCCCACTGTGACTGTCCTCAGAGCCAAGAGGGCTCCAGAAGCCCGCCCGCCTCGAAGCTGTTCAGGGGGCCTCATGGCCTGTGTTTGCCACATGGGTGTGTGCCAGGGCCAAGGGGACACAGAAGATGGCAGGATGACACTAATGGGGTGA